Genomic window (Arthrobacter sp. StoSoilA2):
TCTTCAGGTCCAGCGTCGCAAAGGACGTCGGCCCGTTTCGATCGTAGTCTCTCGCAGGCTGCTGACAGCAATTAAATGAGAGCTGCGGCACACCAAGGGCAGGAATGCCTACTGGAGGTGCAGCGTTGTACAAAGAGACACAGAGTCCCCACACCACATTCATGGAGTCAGCGACGCCATGACCAGTGGCGCATGGGGGCACCGAACTTTGCCACTGCGAAAGGAACATGCCGTGTTTGAACGGATATCCGGCTCCCTCCTGGACCCCGAGGCGCTCTACGCGAGCAACATCGAGATATTCCACAGCCCGGAACTGCGGGGGCTGAATATGGTCATGGGTTTCACGGGCTTTGCCGATGCCGGTCATGTGGTCAGGCAGATCAACGCGGAACTCCTGGACCAGCTCGACGCTGAAGTGGTAGCCATGTTCGACGCCGACCAGCTCATCGACTACCGCTCGCGGCGTCCCCACATCAGCTTCGTCGAAGACCATTTGCAGGACTATCAGGCACCCAAGCTGGCGCTCTACAAGCTCTCGGACGGGCTGGGCCAACCGTTCCTCCTGCTCGCCGGTTTCGAACCCGACTTGCAGTGGGAGCGGTTCTCCCGTGCCGTCGTCGGAATCGTGGAGAAGCTCGACGTCAACCTGGTCACGTGGATTCATTCCATTCCCATGCCCGTACCACATACGCGGCCGGTGGGAGTCACCGTCCACGGGAACCGGCCCGAACTTATCGAAGGTATTTCGAGTTGGAAGCCAACGGTCGAAGTTCCGGCCGCCATTGGCCATATCCTCGAACTCCGGCTCACCGAGGCCGAACGCCATGTGGCTGGTTACGTCATTCACGTGCCCCACTACCTCGCCGAGGCCGAATATCCTCCAGCGGCGGTGGCGGGGCTGGAGTACCTGGGGGCGGCGACCTCCCTGATGCTTCCCACTGACCGGCTCCGGGAGGCCGGCAGGGAAGTAGGCCGCCAGATTGCGGAACAGATTGAGGCCTCGGAGGAAGTGCAGGCTGTCGTCGCCAACCTGGAGGCCCGGTACGACGAGAAATCCGAGGGCATCGTCCGGCGTTCGCTGCTCGCCGATGAGAACGACGAACTGCCCAACGCGGAGGACATCGGGGCGGCAGTGGAGGCATACCTGGCGCGTAAAGACTCGCCTCAATAAATCAGCTTTGAACCGTTGGCGGGCATAATTGAGGAGTGACTGCTCCCCGCGCCTGGCTCATCTGGACGATCGGCGTCTTTGCCTATCTGGTGGCCGTAGCACAGCGAACCTCATTTGGTGTCGCGGGTTTGGAAGCAACAGAACGCTTCCATGCCAGTGCTTCGGCCATCTCCTTTTTCACCGTATTGCAGTTGCTTGTCTACGCCGGCTTGCAAATTCCGGTAGGCGTCCTGGTGGACAGGTTTGGATCACGGGTCATGATTGCCGGCGGTGCCATCCTGATGGGACTGGGGCAATTGCAGCTCGCTTTCGCCGACAGCATCCCTGGAGGTGTTTTGGGGCGTGTCCTGGTGGGAGCCGGGGACGCTATGACATTCATCTCCGTCATCCGTCTGGTTCCCTTGTGGTTCAGTCCGGCCAGGGTCCCCGTGGTTACCCAGCTGACCGGAATGTGCGGGCAGTTGGGCCAGCTCTTCAGCGTGGTGCCTTTCGCCTTGCTTCTACACTCTGCCGGCTGGACGCCGGCATTCATGTCACTCGCGGCGATGTCCGTGCTGGCTGTCATCCTGGTCCTCGTGCTGTTGCGGGACCAGCCTCCCGGTCATCCGCCGCGGGAAACCGGGCAGGGTCTTCGGGCTACCGGAGTTTCCCTTTCCCGCGCTTGGAAACAGCCAGGCACCCGGCTTGGCTTGTGGAGCCATTTCACCGTCCAGTTCAGTGGCAACCTCTTTGCGATGACATGGGGTTATCCCTTCCTTCTCTCCGCCCAGGGACTTGATGCGGGAACGGTCTCAGCTTTGATGGCTTTGTTCGTGGCAACCGCTATCGTCTCGGGGCCTGGATTTGGGCGGTTTGTCTCCAAACACCCAATGCGCCGCTCAGCCATGGTCCTGCTGATCACTGCGTCCACTGCGCTGGCTTGGGCGGCAGTCCTCATCCTTCCTGACCGGGCGCCGCTGTGGCTCCTCGTGATCCTGGTGGTGGTGTTGGCAGTTGGCGGCCCGGGCTCCATGATTGGCTTCGACTTCGCGCGGACCTTCAATCCTTCCCACCGTATTGGTACCGCGACAGGGATCGTCAACGTGGGCGGGTTCATCGCTGCCTTGGTGGCGATCTACCTT
Coding sequences:
- a CDS encoding PAC2 family protein, coding for MFERISGSLLDPEALYASNIEIFHSPELRGLNMVMGFTGFADAGHVVRQINAELLDQLDAEVVAMFDADQLIDYRSRRPHISFVEDHLQDYQAPKLALYKLSDGLGQPFLLLAGFEPDLQWERFSRAVVGIVEKLDVNLVTWIHSIPMPVPHTRPVGVTVHGNRPELIEGISSWKPTVEVPAAIGHILELRLTEAERHVAGYVIHVPHYLAEAEYPPAAVAGLEYLGAATSLMLPTDRLREAGREVGRQIAEQIEASEEVQAVVANLEARYDEKSEGIVRRSLLADENDELPNAEDIGAAVEAYLARKDSPQ
- a CDS encoding MFS transporter gives rise to the protein MTAPRAWLIWTIGVFAYLVAVAQRTSFGVAGLEATERFHASASAISFFTVLQLLVYAGLQIPVGVLVDRFGSRVMIAGGAILMGLGQLQLAFADSIPGGVLGRVLVGAGDAMTFISVIRLVPLWFSPARVPVVTQLTGMCGQLGQLFSVVPFALLLHSAGWTPAFMSLAAMSVLAVILVLVLLRDQPPGHPPRETGQGLRATGVSLSRAWKQPGTRLGLWSHFTVQFSGNLFAMTWGYPFLLSAQGLDAGTVSALMALFVATAIVSGPGFGRFVSKHPMRRSAMVLLITASTALAWAAVLILPDRAPLWLLVILVVVLAVGGPGSMIGFDFARTFNPSHRIGTATGIVNVGGFIAALVAIYLIGLVLDVLNASGFSGGDLYGLDPFRVALSVQFVLLGIGTVLIMLTRRKVRLQMAEQGVHVPPLAATLARQRRERIERRRAARAQPDEGNKG